The Deltaproteobacteria bacterium genome window below encodes:
- a CDS encoding TonB-dependent receptor: MSPRREPGTARRVVVPRRRPERVDPERSGSVVTREDIDERLSRSAPDALTFEPGAYVQQTAHGQASVYLRGLTGQQTVLYFDGVRLNTSTFRQGPNQYFFTVDSRGIDTIEVVRGSASTRYGADAMGGAILTQPIEPTLARGKGPVVVHGRGIVNARTADAALGGRAQLDMSVKGKLGVLAGVGYRDVNQLRAGGRVIAPATDMPQNVPPRFGPDGKTQLGTGFRELTDDVRLVWRPSAHHQLTAAYYDYRQYDAPRTDKCPPPTAPQDECLRYLEQFRTMVYGRYSLLDGPAMAEHLDVTLSWNRQHEDRELHRGSPSVTRLDGRDDVQTFGTAVRVRSRRFEPARAAHFTLDYGADVYTDYVTSRAWQTFTDVDVTVGSPATQYTPGARYLTSGAWAIVESQFTRYLRLRTGGRLAAAAASARAVPERSSQAVDRYWLTAVAHGGLAVIPLRWLTLAFNVDQGFRAPNIDDLTSRQQIGSGFQWENPRLRHETSTMIEGGILIEHPWIELQAFVFRSAIDHMIQRASREIEACPVNDPGCKESKARFQLVNLDGQAHIVGADGSLRLYLPAGFFLNASISYARGEGPNPDHPQVLHQPPRAPLSRIPPLHGTGELGWRNRSFGPYVTFVTRWAQTQVRLATQDRKDLRIPAGGTPGYVVFDVRAGWRWQQRVLLSLVLENVADTAYRVHGSSVNGPGRGLMFEAQFGF; encoded by the coding sequence GTGTCGCCCCGACGCGAGCCCGGCACGGCCCGGCGGGTGGTGGTGCCACGTCGTCGACCCGAGCGCGTCGATCCCGAACGTTCCGGCAGCGTCGTCACACGCGAGGACATCGACGAGCGACTGTCACGCTCGGCCCCCGACGCGCTGACCTTCGAGCCCGGGGCCTACGTGCAGCAGACCGCCCACGGCCAGGCGTCGGTGTACCTGCGCGGGCTCACCGGCCAGCAGACCGTGCTGTACTTCGATGGCGTGCGGCTCAACACCAGCACGTTCCGGCAGGGCCCGAACCAGTACTTCTTCACGGTCGACTCGCGGGGCATCGACACCATCGAGGTCGTGCGGGGCAGTGCGTCCACTCGCTACGGCGCCGACGCGATGGGCGGTGCGATCCTCACGCAGCCGATCGAGCCCACGCTCGCGCGCGGCAAGGGCCCGGTCGTGGTGCACGGTCGCGGCATCGTCAACGCCCGCACCGCCGATGCGGCGCTCGGCGGACGCGCCCAGCTCGACATGTCGGTGAAGGGCAAGCTCGGCGTGCTCGCGGGGGTCGGCTACCGCGATGTCAACCAACTCCGCGCGGGCGGCCGCGTGATCGCGCCGGCGACCGACATGCCGCAGAACGTCCCGCCGCGCTTCGGCCCCGACGGCAAGACCCAGCTCGGCACCGGCTTCCGCGAGCTGACCGACGACGTGCGGCTGGTGTGGCGCCCGAGCGCGCACCACCAGCTGACCGCGGCGTATTACGACTATCGCCAGTACGACGCCCCGCGCACCGACAAGTGTCCGCCACCGACGGCGCCGCAGGACGAGTGCCTGCGCTACCTCGAGCAGTTCCGTACGATGGTGTACGGCAGGTACTCGCTGCTCGACGGTCCCGCGATGGCGGAGCACCTCGACGTGACCCTGAGCTGGAACCGCCAGCACGAGGACCGCGAGCTCCACCGGGGGTCGCCCTCCGTGACGCGCCTCGACGGGCGCGACGACGTCCAGACCTTCGGCACCGCGGTGCGGGTGCGATCGCGGCGCTTCGAGCCCGCGCGGGCCGCCCACTTCACGCTCGACTACGGCGCCGATGTCTACACCGACTACGTCACGAGTCGCGCGTGGCAGACCTTCACGGACGTCGACGTCACGGTCGGCTCGCCGGCCACGCAGTACACCCCGGGCGCCCGCTACTTGACCTCGGGCGCGTGGGCGATCGTCGAGTCGCAGTTCACCCGCTACCTGCGGCTGCGCACCGGCGGTCGGCTGGCGGCCGCGGCCGCGAGCGCCCGTGCGGTGCCCGAGCGCAGCTCGCAGGCGGTCGACCGCTACTGGCTGACCGCGGTTGCCCACGGTGGCCTCGCGGTGATTCCGCTGCGCTGGCTGACGCTGGCGTTCAACGTCGATCAGGGCTTTCGCGCGCCGAACATCGACGACCTCACGAGCCGGCAGCAGATCGGGTCGGGCTTCCAGTGGGAGAACCCACGGCTCCGCCACGAGACCTCCACGATGATCGAGGGCGGCATCCTCATCGAGCACCCGTGGATCGAGCTGCAGGCCTTCGTGTTCCGTAGCGCGATCGACCACATGATCCAGCGAGCGAGCCGCGAGATCGAGGCGTGCCCCGTCAACGATCCCGGCTGCAAGGAGTCGAAGGCGCGCTTCCAGCTGGTCAACCTCGACGGGCAAGCCCACATCGTCGGCGCCGACGGCAGCCTGCGCTTGTACCTGCCGGCGGGCTTCTTCCTCAACGCCTCGATCTCGTACGCGCGCGGGGAGGGGCCCAACCCCGACCATCCGCAAGTGCTGCACCAACCGCCGCGGGCACCGCTCTCGCGCATCCCTCCACTGCACGGCACCGGCGAGCTCGGCTGGCGCAACCGCAGCTTCGGTCCGTATGTCACGTTCGTGACGCGCTGGGCGCAGACGCAGGTGCGGCTGGCGACGCAGGACCGCAAGGACCTGCGCATCCCCGCCGGCGGCACCCCCGGCTACGTCGTGTTCGACGTGCGCGCGGGCTGGCGCTGGCAGCAGCGCGTGCTGCTCTCGCTGGTGCTCGAGAACGTCGCCGACACCGCCTATCGCGTGCACGGATCGAGCGTGAACGGGCCCGGTCGTGGGCTCATGTTCGAGGCTCAGTTCGGCTTCTGA
- a CDS encoding phosphotransferase family protein, whose amino-acid sequence MSEPIGTIDAAAAVREGEALDVAKLDAWLAELLPQLQGPLSVAQFPGGYSNLTYLLRKGEHELVLRRPPFGARVKSGHDMGREYRVLAGLAPVYPPAPRPLAQCTDPAVIGAPFYVMQRRRGLIVRKQLPEGITPELLGRMCESLVDELVALHAVDLDAAGLRDLGHPEGYVRRQVEGWTARWHKARTDDVPDIEALAEWLDAHQPGDGDVCLVHNDYKFDNVVLDPEDPTRIVAVLDWEMCTIGDPLLDLGTTLGYWVQADDAGAWRAMAFGPTAMPGAWGRQQVARRYAARSGRSLEHVLFAYVFGLLKIAVIVQQIHQRYRLGLTKDPRFATLDRVVAVLGRTAAEALARGTLG is encoded by the coding sequence ATGAGCGAGCCCATCGGCACGATCGATGCCGCCGCGGCGGTGCGCGAGGGCGAAGCGCTCGACGTCGCCAAGCTGGACGCGTGGTTGGCCGAGCTGCTGCCACAGCTGCAGGGGCCGCTGTCGGTCGCGCAGTTCCCCGGCGGCTACTCGAATCTCACCTACCTGCTGCGCAAGGGCGAGCACGAGCTGGTGCTGCGGCGCCCGCCGTTCGGTGCGCGCGTGAAGTCGGGCCATGACATGGGTCGGGAGTACCGCGTGCTCGCCGGACTCGCGCCGGTCTATCCCCCGGCCCCGCGCCCGCTGGCGCAGTGCACCGACCCCGCGGTGATCGGCGCGCCGTTCTACGTGATGCAGCGCCGCCGCGGGCTCATCGTCCGCAAGCAGCTGCCCGAGGGCATCACGCCCGAGCTGCTCGGACGCATGTGCGAGTCGCTGGTCGACGAGCTGGTGGCCTTGCACGCCGTCGACCTCGACGCCGCGGGCCTGCGCGACCTCGGTCACCCCGAGGGCTACGTGCGGCGACAGGTCGAGGGCTGGACCGCGCGGTGGCACAAGGCGCGGACCGACGACGTGCCCGACATCGAGGCGCTCGCCGAGTGGCTCGACGCCCATCAGCCCGGCGACGGCGACGTGTGCCTCGTGCACAACGACTACAAGTTCGACAACGTCGTGCTCGACCCGGAGGATCCGACCCGCATCGTCGCCGTGCTCGACTGGGAGATGTGCACGATCGGCGATCCGCTGCTCGACCTCGGCACGACCCTGGGCTATTGGGTGCAGGCCGACGACGCCGGCGCCTGGCGTGCGATGGCGTTCGGGCCGACCGCGATGCCGGGCGCGTGGGGACGGCAGCAGGTCGCACGACGTTACGCCGCGCGCAGCGGTCGCTCGCTCGAGCACGTGCTGTTCGCCTACGTGTTCGGGCTGCTCAAGATCGCCGTGATCGTGCAGCAGATCCATCAGCGCTACCGCCTCGGTCTCACCAAGGACCCCCGCTTCGCGACCCTCGATCGCGTGGTGGCCGTGCTCGGCCGCACGGCGGCCGAGGCGCTCGCACGCGGCACTCTCGGGTGA
- a CDS encoding DUF5329 domain-containing protein, with amino-acid sequence MPSRRGSAPSSCHRRRCSPSLLVGLAALAGLVAPAACGSQPEGSPRAGGPTAGAQPPLRLPHEGAGVRVQQRSSAAVPGSDGALQIALGDITAGQVQLTLGKTDGSAVLLSRSVRTGDEVAFTLAGFGYQLVVEDLHNDLIGTDWADLRVRPGSDDAATPAPPAVDEAARIEGLLAKLEASGVTFIRNGSEHDAREAAEHLRNKWAHAPSIDTAERFIDELGTRSSSSGQPYRVRLRDGREQDAGPWLHSLLSHDPTR; translated from the coding sequence ATGCCGTCGCGCCGTGGCTCCGCCCCATCGTCGTGCCACCGTCGCCGGTGCTCGCCTTCGCTGCTCGTGGGGCTCGCGGCGCTCGCGGGGCTCGTGGCGCCCGCGGCCTGTGGCTCGCAGCCCGAAGGGAGCCCGCGCGCCGGCGGGCCGACGGCCGGTGCCCAGCCCCCGCTTCGTCTCCCGCACGAGGGCGCCGGCGTGCGGGTGCAGCAGCGCAGCAGCGCCGCGGTGCCCGGCTCCGACGGTGCGCTGCAGATCGCGCTCGGCGACATCACGGCCGGCCAGGTGCAGCTGACGCTGGGCAAGACCGATGGCAGCGCGGTGCTGCTGTCGAGGTCCGTGCGCACCGGTGACGAGGTCGCGTTCACGCTGGCGGGCTTCGGCTACCAGCTGGTGGTCGAGGATCTGCACAACGACCTCATCGGCACCGACTGGGCCGACCTGCGCGTCCGACCAGGCTCGGACGATGCCGCCACGCCGGCACCGCCGGCGGTCGATGAGGCCGCGCGCATCGAGGGCCTGCTCGCGAAGCTCGAGGCCAGCGGCGTCACCTTCATCCGCAACGGCAGCGAACACGACGCACGCGAGGCCGCGGAGCACCTGCGCAACAAGTGGGCGCACGCGCCGTCGATCGACACCGCCGAGCGCTTCATCGACGAGCTCGGCACGCGCTCGTCGAGCAGCGGCCAGCCCTACCGCGTGCGACTGCGCGACGGTCGCGAGCAGGACGCGGGCCCGTGGTTGCACTCGCTTCTCTCGCACGACCCGACGCGATGA
- a CDS encoding DUF2330 domain-containing protein, whose amino-acid sequence MLLTRLGIALTVFGVTTTAARSAAACGGTFCDANPGPVEMPVDQTGENVLFVVDGDTIEAHVQIQYDGDAESFAWLVPMMAVPEVEVGSEPMFQALLAATVPTFTLLQRFEGTCDDDRGVAMCGMVLSDAGAELAAGDDGEEDSGGETPSVVIAGTAGAFEYAVLDGGTVAGVLAWLDDNGYAQDDEAAPILQQYLDEGFVFTAFKLRAGAGVDAIHPVVLRYQGDEPCVPIRLTRIAAKPDMGVRVFFLGEARMAPTNYRHVVINPLRIEWASLGSNYGELVTLAVDGDGANGHAFVTEYAGTPALVPTVGVRAPGWDAARFAELPGTAVIDALVDQGLMRCDDGCVPQHTLVAGLLRTYLPTPGGYDDEDWWAALRAGGAEPSEWDGAGFAAAMQERIVAPGEHAVELLGAHTVLTRLFTTLSPVEMTADPLFHANPALPPVSNRFLATQVFNCDGRSFIELEDGRIIRDDDDGSPARLDIVPAALRVESMPGNGAPMLLVDHDGVSADALAAWNEAHDGRSGQGCSIGRLHLHGLIMLGLLGAGMHARRRRPRARG is encoded by the coding sequence ATGTTGCTGACACGTCTCGGGATCGCGCTGACCGTGTTCGGCGTGACGACCACGGCCGCACGATCGGCCGCGGCCTGCGGCGGGACCTTCTGCGACGCCAATCCCGGGCCGGTCGAGATGCCGGTCGATCAGACCGGCGAGAACGTGCTGTTCGTGGTCGACGGCGACACCATCGAGGCCCACGTGCAGATCCAGTACGATGGCGACGCCGAGAGTTTCGCCTGGTTGGTGCCGATGATGGCGGTGCCCGAGGTCGAGGTTGGCTCGGAGCCGATGTTCCAGGCCTTGCTGGCGGCGACCGTGCCCACCTTCACGCTGCTGCAGCGCTTCGAGGGCACCTGCGACGATGACCGCGGCGTCGCGATGTGCGGGATGGTGCTGTCCGACGCCGGCGCCGAGCTCGCGGCCGGCGACGACGGCGAGGAGGACAGCGGTGGCGAGACGCCGTCCGTGGTGATCGCCGGCACCGCCGGCGCGTTCGAGTATGCGGTGCTCGATGGCGGCACGGTGGCGGGCGTGCTGGCGTGGCTCGACGACAACGGCTACGCCCAGGACGACGAGGCCGCGCCGATCCTCCAGCAGTACCTCGACGAGGGCTTCGTGTTCACGGCCTTCAAGCTGCGCGCAGGCGCGGGTGTCGACGCCATCCATCCGGTGGTGCTGCGCTACCAGGGCGACGAGCCGTGCGTGCCGATCCGTCTGACGCGCATCGCCGCGAAGCCGGACATGGGCGTGCGCGTGTTCTTCCTCGGCGAGGCCCGCATGGCCCCGACCAACTACCGCCACGTCGTCATCAATCCGCTGCGCATCGAATGGGCCAGCCTGGGCAGCAACTACGGTGAGCTGGTCACGCTGGCCGTCGACGGCGACGGTGCGAACGGCCACGCGTTCGTCACCGAGTACGCCGGCACGCCCGCGCTGGTGCCCACGGTGGGCGTACGCGCGCCCGGCTGGGATGCCGCCCGGTTCGCCGAGCTGCCCGGCACCGCGGTGATCGACGCGCTGGTCGACCAAGGCCTGATGCGCTGCGACGACGGCTGCGTCCCACAGCACACGCTCGTCGCCGGCCTGCTGCGGACGTACCTGCCGACGCCGGGCGGCTACGACGACGAGGACTGGTGGGCCGCCCTCCGAGCCGGCGGCGCGGAGCCGAGCGAGTGGGACGGCGCCGGCTTCGCTGCGGCCATGCAGGAGCGCATCGTCGCGCCCGGCGAGCACGCGGTGGAGCTGCTCGGCGCACACACGGTGCTCACGCGTCTGTTCACCACGCTGTCGCCGGTGGAGATGACCGCCGACCCGTTGTTCCACGCCAACCCGGCGCTGCCGCCGGTGAGCAACCGCTTCCTGGCGACCCAGGTGTTCAACTGCGACGGCCGCAGCTTCATCGAGCTCGAGGACGGCCGCATCATCCGTGACGACGACGACGGGTCGCCCGCACGGCTCGACATCGTGCCCGCGGCGCTGCGGGTCGAGAGCATGCCCGGCAACGGTGCGCCCATGCTGCTCGTCGATCACGACGGGGTATCGGCGGACGCGCTCGCGGCGTGGAACGAGGCCCACGACGGACGCAGCGGCCAGGGCTGCAGCATCGGCCGGCTGCACCTGCACGGCCTGATCATGCTCGGGTTGCTCGGAGCGGGCATGCACGCCCGCCGACGACGCCCGCGGGCGCGCGGCTAG
- the add gene encoding adenosine deaminase, which translates to MHEPLPFSLFERLPKTDLHVHLDGSMRLTTVLELAQQQGVELPARDPEGLSRAMHVGENTGSLVKYLEAFDITLAVLQTADGLYRAAYELAQDAAAENVRYMEVRYSPMLHTRQGMRLTQVVETVLRAMYDAGQAHGIEVRLILCGIRNISPESSLEMAELVVAYKNRGVVGFDLAGAEYDYPPKDHQEAFALVRRNNINVTIHAGEAYGPASIAQALHLCGAHRIGHGCRLREDGDLLHYVVDHRIALECCPSSNVQTGAVRSLESHPIRLYYNLGSRVTVNTDNRLITDTTMSKELYLLHTRMGFSLRDIKQVILNGFKSSFLPFHEKRRYLEKISQELAQFDDAGGPAEVVALGSRAAAGADGPRVVADA; encoded by the coding sequence ATGCACGAACCCCTGCCATTCTCGCTCTTCGAGCGCCTCCCCAAGACCGACCTCCACGTGCACCTCGACGGCTCGATGCGCCTGACCACGGTACTCGAGCTCGCGCAGCAGCAGGGCGTCGAGCTGCCCGCGCGCGACCCCGAGGGCCTCTCACGGGCGATGCATGTCGGCGAGAACACCGGCAGCCTGGTGAAGTACCTCGAGGCGTTCGACATCACGCTCGCGGTGCTGCAGACCGCCGACGGTCTCTACCGCGCCGCCTACGAACTCGCGCAGGACGCCGCGGCCGAGAACGTGCGCTACATGGAGGTCCGCTACTCGCCGATGCTGCACACGCGGCAGGGCATGCGGCTCACGCAGGTGGTCGAGACGGTGCTGCGGGCGATGTACGACGCTGGGCAGGCGCACGGCATCGAGGTGCGGCTGATCCTGTGCGGCATCCGCAACATCTCGCCGGAGTCGTCGCTGGAGATGGCCGAGCTGGTGGTCGCGTACAAGAACCGCGGCGTGGTCGGCTTCGACCTCGCGGGCGCCGAGTACGACTACCCGCCCAAGGATCACCAGGAGGCATTCGCGCTGGTGCGGCGTAACAACATCAACGTGACGATCCACGCCGGCGAGGCCTACGGCCCGGCGTCGATCGCTCAGGCGCTGCACCTGTGCGGTGCGCACCGCATCGGCCACGGCTGCCGCCTGCGCGAGGACGGGGATCTCCTCCACTACGTGGTCGACCATCGCATCGCGCTCGAGTGCTGCCCGTCGTCGAACGTCCAGACTGGCGCGGTCCGCTCGCTCGAGAGCCACCCGATCCGGCTCTACTACAACCTCGGCTCGCGGGTGACGGTCAACACCGACAACCGGCTGATCACCGACACGACCATGTCGAAGGAGCTCTACCTGCTGCACACGCGCATGGGTTTCTCCCTGCGCGACATCAAGCAGGTGATCCTGAACGGCTTCAAGAGCTCGTTCCTGCCCTTCCACGAGAAGCGGCGCTACCTCGAGAAGATCAGCCAGGAGCTCGCCCAGTTCGACGACGCCGGTGGCCCCGCCGAGGTGGTGGCGCTGGGCTCGCGCGCGGCCGCCGGGGCGGACGGCCCCCGGGTGGTCGCGGACGCCTGA
- a CDS encoding histidine phosphatase family protein, whose amino-acid sequence MGSLVVVRHGQASLFASDYDVLSERGEAQARLLGRHLGEHGPHPMLVFTGPARRQRDTARLCGEAYARADQPWPTPTTIPELDEHDAFAMVRRAVPLLQHDASVAQLAAAAAAGDPGKRSAAFQRLFEAVMERWLRGEIDDPTLESWPAFAERVQRGLSRLLQHDGPGVRMIAFTSVGPLAVMLKRALGTDDLISFQTAWRIRNSSMTSFVFSTRRNATDFTLDAFNALPHLPDASAWSFR is encoded by the coding sequence ATGGGCAGTCTCGTGGTCGTTCGGCACGGTCAGGCCTCGCTGTTCGCGAGCGACTACGACGTGCTGTCGGAGCGCGGCGAGGCGCAGGCGCGGTTGCTCGGGCGCCACCTCGGCGAGCACGGTCCGCACCCCATGCTGGTCTTCACCGGCCCCGCGCGCCGCCAGCGGGACACCGCGCGACTGTGCGGCGAGGCCTACGCCCGCGCCGACCAGCCGTGGCCGACCCCGACCACGATCCCCGAGCTCGACGAGCACGACGCGTTCGCGATGGTGCGTCGCGCGGTGCCGCTGCTGCAACACGATGCCTCCGTCGCGCAGCTCGCCGCGGCCGCGGCCGCCGGCGATCCCGGCAAGCGTTCGGCGGCGTTCCAGCGGCTGTTCGAGGCCGTGATGGAGCGCTGGCTCCGCGGCGAGATCGACGACCCCACGCTCGAATCGTGGCCGGCCTTCGCCGAGCGCGTGCAGCGGGGCCTGTCGCGGCTGCTGCAACACGACGGCCCGGGCGTCCGCATGATCGCGTTCACCTCGGTCGGACCGCTGGCGGTGATGCTGAAGCGAGCGCTCGGGACCGACGACCTCATCAGCTTCCAGACCGCGTGGCGCATCCGCAACAGCTCGATGACCAGCTTCGTGTTCAGCACCCGCCGCAACGCCACCGACTTCACCCTCGATGCCTTCAACGCGCTGCCGCACCTGCCGGATGCGTCGGCCTGGAGCTTTCGCTAG
- a CDS encoding acyl-CoA dehydrogenase family protein, translating into MDFSPSPVMQALLPKVRSFLDEHVMPLEAGLARGFWALQPELDHVRARAKQVGLWQPQVRREAGGMGLSVLEHGMVSEVLGRTPLGHYALGCQAPDAGNLELLLEYATDDQRESFLRPLLDGTARSAFGMTEPEHAGSNPVWLSTRADDDGDAWVLHGHKWFTTAVDGAAFVIVMAVTDPDAAPHERASMIVVPTDTPGFEHVRNIPIMGEAGEGWLSHGEIRLHGARVPKANLLGPRGRGFALAQARLGPGRIHHCMRWLGVCERSFEALVHRAATRELAPGRTLGEQQTVQTWIADARAEIDAARLLVLRAAWTIDHEGLERAREQISLIKYFTADVMLRVIDRALQAHGAAGMTDEVVLSHFYRHERGARIYDGPDEVHRAVVAKRILSKARREAGQP; encoded by the coding sequence ATGGATTTCTCGCCCTCGCCCGTGATGCAAGCGCTGCTGCCGAAGGTCCGCAGCTTCCTCGACGAACACGTGATGCCGCTGGAGGCCGGGCTCGCGCGCGGATTCTGGGCACTGCAGCCCGAGCTCGACCACGTGCGTGCGCGCGCCAAGCAGGTCGGGCTGTGGCAGCCACAGGTCCGCCGCGAAGCCGGCGGCATGGGTCTGTCCGTGCTCGAGCACGGCATGGTTTCCGAGGTCCTCGGCCGCACGCCGCTCGGCCACTATGCGCTGGGATGCCAGGCGCCCGACGCCGGCAACCTCGAGCTGCTGCTCGAGTACGCCACCGACGACCAGCGCGAGAGCTTCCTGCGGCCGCTGCTCGACGGCACCGCCCGCAGCGCCTTCGGCATGACCGAGCCCGAGCACGCCGGCAGCAACCCCGTGTGGCTGTCGACGCGGGCCGACGACGACGGCGACGCGTGGGTCCTGCACGGCCACAAGTGGTTCACCACCGCGGTCGATGGCGCGGCGTTCGTGATCGTCATGGCCGTGACCGACCCCGACGCCGCGCCGCACGAGCGCGCGAGCATGATCGTGGTGCCGACCGACACGCCCGGCTTCGAGCACGTGCGCAACATTCCGATCATGGGCGAGGCCGGCGAGGGCTGGCTCAGCCACGGCGAGATCCGCCTGCACGGCGCCCGGGTGCCCAAGGCCAACCTGCTGGGCCCGCGCGGTCGCGGCTTCGCGCTGGCCCAGGCGCGGCTGGGGCCGGGGCGCATCCACCACTGCATGCGCTGGCTGGGCGTGTGCGAGCGATCGTTCGAGGCCCTGGTCCACCGCGCGGCGACCCGCGAGCTGGCACCGGGCCGCACGTTGGGCGAGCAGCAGACCGTACAGACGTGGATCGCCGACGCCCGCGCCGAGATCGACGCGGCGCGCCTGCTGGTGCTGCGCGCGGCGTGGACCATCGACCACGAGGGCCTCGAGCGCGCGCGCGAGCAGATTTCGCTCATCAAGTACTTCACCGCCGACGTGATGCTGCGGGTCATCGACCGCGCGCTGCAGGCCCACGGCGCCGCCGGCATGACCGACGAGGTGGTGCTGTCGCACTTCTATCGTCATGAACGCGGTGCGCGGATCTACGACGGTCCCGACGAGGTCCACCGCGCGGTGGTCGCCAAGCGCATCCTCTCGAAGGCGCGCCGCGAGGCGGGGCAGCCATGA
- a CDS encoding NupC/NupG family nucleoside CNT transporter produces MIAIAYAIGRDRRAIAWRPVVWGIALQWLAGVVLLRVPLGRRLLEGAAAGVQTVLDQSYAGSAFVFGQLGVQRGGDSGLGVVFAFQVLPTIVFVASLFAVLYHLGVMQIIVRTLAWVMMRTMGASGAESLVVAASMFMGQTEAPLTVKPFLERLTESELFTIMVAGMASVSGAILGAYVTIGNVAIEHLLTAVAMTAPISLVMAKLVVPEREQPVTAGTIAVEIPRTDANLLDAAATGASDGLKLAANVGAMLIAFIALVALLDAALGWIDVGGAPLSMARLVGWIFMPIALLMGTPPGEAVAVGSVLGTRTVLNELVAFGQLHQVAGALSPRAHAIATFAICGFANVSSIGILIGGLGGLVPSRKHDIARLGVRCLVAATLANFASACVAGALI; encoded by the coding sequence ATGATCGCCATCGCCTACGCGATCGGTCGCGATCGCAGGGCCATCGCCTGGCGACCGGTGGTGTGGGGGATCGCGCTGCAGTGGCTCGCGGGCGTCGTTCTGCTGCGCGTGCCGCTCGGGCGCCGCCTCCTCGAGGGCGCAGCGGCCGGCGTGCAGACCGTGCTCGATCAGAGCTACGCCGGCTCGGCGTTCGTGTTCGGACAGCTCGGCGTGCAGCGCGGCGGCGACAGCGGCCTCGGGGTCGTGTTCGCGTTCCAGGTGCTGCCGACCATCGTGTTCGTGGCTTCGCTGTTCGCGGTGCTCTACCACCTCGGCGTCATGCAGATCATCGTGCGCACGCTGGCGTGGGTGATGATGCGGACGATGGGGGCCAGCGGCGCCGAGTCGCTGGTGGTGGCCGCGAGCATGTTCATGGGCCAGACCGAGGCGCCGCTGACGGTCAAGCCGTTCCTCGAGCGGCTCACCGAGTCCGAGCTGTTCACCATCATGGTCGCGGGCATGGCCAGTGTGTCGGGCGCAATCCTCGGCGCCTACGTGACCATCGGCAACGTCGCGATCGAGCACCTGCTGACGGCGGTCGCCATGACCGCGCCGATCTCGTTGGTGATGGCGAAGCTGGTGGTCCCCGAGCGCGAGCAGCCGGTGACGGCGGGTACCATCGCCGTCGAGATCCCCCGCACCGACGCCAACCTGCTCGACGCGGCGGCAACGGGCGCGAGCGACGGCCTCAAGCTCGCGGCCAACGTCGGTGCCATGCTCATCGCCTTCATCGCCCTGGTTGCACTGCTGGATGCGGCGCTGGGGTGGATCGATGTCGGTGGGGCGCCGCTGTCGATGGCGCGGCTGGTGGGCTGGATCTTCATGCCCATCGCGCTGCTCATGGGCACCCCGCCCGGCGAGGCGGTCGCGGTCGGCAGCGTGCTGGGCACCCGTACGGTGCTCAACGAGTTGGTCGCGTTCGGGCAGCTACATCAGGTCGCGGGCGCGCTGTCGCCCCGCGCCCACGCGATCGCGACCTTCGCGATCTGCGGCTTCGCCAACGTGTCGTCGATCGGCATCCTCATCGGTGGCCTCGGCGGTCTGGTGCCCTCGCGCAAGCACGACATCGCGCGTCTGGGTGTGCGCTGCCTGGTCGCCGCGACGCTGGCCAACTTCGCGTCGGCCTGCGTGGCCGGGGCGCTGATCTAG